From the Leptolyngbya sp. O-77 genome, one window contains:
- a CDS encoding pentapeptide repeat-containing protein, with the protein MRLLRALLGLVFGLWVGLMGLPQGAIAASSAAIRAYDDVEATTKNFAGQQLIQAEFANAQLAGADFSGADLRGAVFNGSTLTGANLQGVDMTDGIAYLSNFAGADLSNAVLTSAMLLKSNFKGAKVDGADFSFAMLDREQVLQLCKTASGVNPVTGADTRESLGCK; encoded by the coding sequence ATGCGTTTACTTCGAGCGTTGCTGGGTCTGGTATTTGGGCTGTGGGTGGGGCTGATGGGGTTGCCGCAGGGAGCGATCGCCGCTAGTTCTGCTGCCATTCGCGCCTACGACGACGTAGAAGCCACCACCAAAAACTTTGCAGGGCAACAGTTGATTCAAGCTGAATTTGCCAATGCTCAGCTTGCTGGGGCAGACTTCAGCGGTGCTGACCTGCGCGGGGCCGTGTTTAATGGCTCCACGCTGACAGGGGCCAATTTGCAAGGTGTAGACATGACCGATGGCATTGCTTACCTCAGCAATTTTGCAGGAGCAGACCTGAGCAATGCCGTGCTGACTTCTGCCATGCTGCTGAAAAGCAACTTCAAGGGCGCAAAGGTTGACGGGGCAGACTTTAGCTTCGCCATGCTGGATCGAGAGCAGGTGCTACAGCTCTGCAAAACGGCATCGGGTGTGAATCCCGTGACCGGAGCCGACACGCGAGAATCGCTGGGCTGCAAGTAG
- a CDS encoding EAL domain-containing protein has protein sequence MIEAQTSGLIGSILLLDAAGQRIENGITNSLPDTYVKQLVGVQIGPKAGSCGMAMYRRSPVIIPDVYQDPLWEDYRDFARSFGLVSCWSLPILSSQGNVLGSIAAHSRAPRTPTPADWSLLEIAAPLAGIAIEQARADAALQAAEAKYRGIFENAVEGIFQSTPDGQYLMVNPMLARLYGYESPADLMANLTNIEQQLYVDPQRRAEFVRLMQAKGEVQGFESEVYRKDGSVIWISESARALYDAAGNLIRFEGTVENITRRKQAELELLNRDNLLQGVAQAANCLLTHEDLSIAISQAIAILGKAARVDRVFIAENHPHPITGELAFSLRYEWVQEAVAPCTSDWQNQPYRLHELNRWHNQFLQGKSIQGITRNFPQPERTALTQAGVLSSLMVPIFIEDEFWGYIGLDDCHAERQWSASEESSLWAIAASLGGAIKRQRTEEKMRYQAFHDALTGLPNRMMFNRHLYLMLSRARQGQEPFAVVFLDLDRFKTINDTLGHAVGDRLLEQTTQRLTCCLREEDTIARWGGDEFTLLLPNLKSPQDASRIAERISETLRPPFCVDNHELHITCSMGIALFPDHGTDAQTLLKNADAALYLAKGHGRDNHQFYTPAITSQSTERLVLDSSLHYALERQEFTLHYQPQVNVLTGEIIQMEALLRWTHPKLGLIAPQTFIGLAEENGLIVPIGFWVLRTACLQNKQWHEAGFSPLRVAVNLSARQLQQPNLVGAIASILQETELPPTSLELEITETAAMQNVESTTTLLHELQEMGVRIAMDDFGTGYSSLGYLKQFPLHTLKIDQSFVKDVTVNPDDAAIVAAIVALGQGLNLNVVAEGVETVDQLAKLRSLQCEEMQGYLFSRPLEAAAATQFLQKNQPRSNLQQFFQSPN, from the coding sequence GTGATTGAAGCTCAAACCAGCGGGCTGATCGGCTCTATCCTGTTGCTCGATGCGGCGGGGCAGCGGATCGAAAACGGCATCACCAACAGCCTGCCTGATACCTATGTCAAACAACTCGTCGGCGTGCAGATTGGCCCAAAGGCCGGTTCCTGCGGCATGGCGATGTATCGGCGATCGCCCGTGATTATCCCTGATGTCTACCAAGACCCCCTCTGGGAAGATTATCGAGACTTTGCTCGTTCGTTTGGGCTGGTGTCTTGCTGGTCGCTGCCAATTCTCTCCTCTCAGGGTAACGTGTTGGGCAGCATTGCCGCCCATAGCCGTGCCCCCCGTACACCGACCCCAGCGGACTGGTCACTCCTAGAAATTGCCGCACCGCTGGCAGGCATTGCCATCGAGCAGGCGCGGGCAGATGCGGCCCTGCAAGCCGCCGAAGCCAAATATCGGGGCATTTTTGAAAACGCGGTGGAGGGGATTTTTCAAAGCACGCCCGATGGGCAATATCTGATGGTCAACCCGATGCTGGCAAGGCTGTATGGCTACGAGTCGCCCGCCGACCTGATGGCGAATTTGACCAATATCGAGCAGCAACTCTATGTAGATCCACAGCGTCGGGCAGAGTTTGTGCGGCTGATGCAGGCCAAGGGCGAAGTTCAGGGGTTTGAGTCGGAAGTGTATCGTAAGGATGGCAGCGTAATCTGGATTTCGGAGTCGGCGCGAGCGCTGTACGATGCGGCGGGGAACCTGATTCGATTTGAAGGAACCGTGGAAAACATTACCCGACGCAAGCAGGCAGAACTAGAACTGCTGAATCGCGACAACTTGTTGCAGGGGGTTGCTCAGGCCGCAAATTGCCTGCTCACCCATGAGGATTTATCGATAGCCATCTCTCAAGCGATCGCCATTCTGGGTAAGGCTGCGCGGGTCGATCGGGTTTTTATCGCCGAAAATCATCCCCACCCCATCACGGGTGAGCTGGCTTTTAGCCTCCGCTACGAGTGGGTGCAAGAGGCCGTTGCCCCTTGCACATCCGACTGGCAAAACCAACCCTACCGTTTACACGAACTCAACCGCTGGCACAACCAGTTTTTGCAGGGAAAATCCATCCAGGGCATCACGCGAAACTTTCCCCAGCCAGAACGAACGGCTCTCACCCAGGCTGGAGTCCTATCTTCGCTGATGGTGCCAATTTTTATTGAAGACGAGTTTTGGGGGTATATCGGACTGGATGACTGCCACGCTGAGCGGCAATGGTCGGCGAGTGAAGAATCAAGCCTGTGGGCGATCGCCGCCAGTTTGGGCGGTGCAATCAAACGTCAGCGCACCGAAGAGAAAATGCGCTACCAGGCTTTTCACGACGCACTCACGGGCCTGCCCAACCGCATGATGTTCAATCGCCATCTATATCTCATGCTGTCTCGTGCCCGCCAGGGACAGGAGCCGTTTGCCGTTGTTTTTCTTGACCTAGATCGGTTCAAAACCATCAACGATACGCTGGGTCATGCCGTGGGCGATCGCCTTCTAGAACAGACCACCCAGCGTCTTACCTGCTGCCTGCGCGAAGAAGACACCATCGCCCGCTGGGGCGGCGACGAGTTTACCCTGCTGCTGCCCAATCTGAAGTCACCCCAGGATGCCAGTCGCATCGCCGAGCGAATTTCGGAGACTCTGCGCCCTCCCTTCTGCGTCGATAACCACGAGCTACACATCACATGCAGCATGGGCATTGCCCTGTTTCCAGACCACGGCACCGATGCCCAAACGCTGCTAAAAAATGCCGATGCCGCCCTCTACCTGGCCAAAGGGCACGGGCGCGATAATCACCAGTTTTACACGCCCGCGATTACCAGCCAGTCCACAGAGCGCCTCGTCCTCGATAGCAGCCTGCACTACGCGCTAGAACGCCAGGAATTTACCCTCCACTACCAGCCCCAGGTCAATGTTCTGACGGGCGAAATCATTCAGATGGAGGCACTGCTGCGCTGGACTCATCCCAAACTTGGGCTGATTGCACCCCAGACCTTTATTGGTTTGGCAGAAGAAAATGGGCTGATCGTCCCTATTGGGTTTTGGGTGCTTCGCACGGCCTGTTTGCAAAATAAGCAGTGGCATGAAGCTGGATTCAGCCCACTGCGAGTCGCGGTGAATCTATCGGCACGACAGTTGCAGCAGCCCAATCTGGTGGGCGCGATCGCCAGCATCCTGCAAGAAACCGAATTGCCGCCAACCAGCCTAGAGCTAGAAATTACCGAGACGGCTGCGATGCAGAATGTAGAATCCACTACCACGCTGCTGCACGAGCTACAGGAAATGGGGGTGCGGATTGCGATGGACGATTTTGGTACGGGCTACTCGTCGCTGGGCTATCTCAAGCAGTTTCCGCTCCACACGCTAAAAATTGACCAATCCTTTGTCAAGGATGTCACAGTTAACCCAGACGATGCGGCGATCGTGGCGGCAATCGTGGCGCTGGGGCAGGGGCTAAATTTGAATGTCGTCGCCGAAGGTGTGGAAACAGTAGACCAGCTCGCCAAGCTGCGATCGCTCCAGTGTGAGGAAATGCAGGGCTATCTCTTCAGTCGCCCGCTAGAAGCTGCCGCGGCAACCCAGTTTTTGCAAAAGAACCAGCCCCGCAGCAATCTTCAGCAGTTCTTTCAGTCACCCAATTGA
- a CDS encoding IS5 family transposase (programmed frameshift) — translation MTTRRYALRDDQWERLQDLLPGRAGAVGVTAKDNRLFVEAVLYRYRAGIPWRDLPERFGHFRKVHTRFRRWAKTGVWQRVFQVLSEDADNEYAMIDTTIVRAHQHSAGAKGGCQCQAIGRSKGGLSTKIHATVDALGNPTGFHLTPGQTCDLDGADVLLENIQADTVLADKGYDADQRVIERLQQQGKTAVIPPKRNRKTPRDYDKELYKARHLIENFFAKLKQYRAIATRYDKLAETFLSAIYMAAALIWLN, via the exons ATGACAACCCGACGCTACGCCCTGCGCGATGACCAATGGGAACGGCTCCAAGATTTGCTCCCTGGACGAGCGGGGGCGGTAGGAGTCACAGCAAAGGATAATCGTCTGTTTGTCGAGGCAGTGCTATATCGATATCGAGCCGGCATTCCCTGGCGAGACTTGCCAGAGCGGTTTGGTCATTTTCGCAAGGTTCACACCCGCTTTCGGCGCTGGGCAAAGACGGGCGTATGGCAACGGGTGTTTCAGGTGCTGTCTGAAGATGCAGACAACGAATACGCCATGATCGACACCACGATTGTGCGTGCTCATCAGCATAGTGCTGGGGCAAAGGGGGGATGCCAATGC CAAGCCATTGGTCGTAGTAAAGGGGGATTGAGCACCAAGATTCATGCGACTGTCGATGCACTGGGCAATCCGACAGGCTTTCACCTCACACCCGGGCAGACCTGTGACCTTGATGGGGCTGATGTGCTGCTAGAGAATATTCAAGCTGATACAGTCCTGGCTGACAAAGGATATGACGCAGACCAACGGGTGATTGAGCGACTCCAACAACAGGGCAAGACGGCTGTGATTCCGCCCAAGCGAAACCGCAAGACACCGCGTGATTACGACAAGGAGCTATACAAAGCGCGGCATCTGATTGAGAACTTCTTTGCCAAACTCAAGCAGTATCGAGCGATTGCGACACGCTATGACAAGTTAGCCGAGACGTTTCTGAGTGCAATTTACATGGCGGCTGCCCTTATTTGGCTTAATTGA
- a CDS encoding PAS domain S-box protein, giving the protein MMMPDQSRRLLPETDVSCSVGEGQKTESFGEIDPTIEPPTEPTTKRDKGTEALHRLAASFDPQSWILKTRHEEFAAHLRCFLQQVCEAGEWGLGVCWLPYDPLAQQGWAASWISPLAVQDGSVEPDALTVDAPVTNLPVTNLPVADLLGCAGVALLERAWKQRQAEWAVDLTTQPPEAREESPVPATQTNPALAPNLAPNLAPNIPQNIALNGGPNWRSALAVPVMESDRPLAVLVFVSREARAEDPQIMQLMGAIAARLGTAMQLRHTEVTLRQNESRFRAVFEHANMSIGMTALDGRIIDVNTASTQIFGYSRKEFYSMNFKDYTHPADLEIDLALLQDMIEGRRNHYQIEKRYIRKDGSIFWANLTVCAVRDEQGALQFTFTIVEDMTNRKQAEDASRQSAALNRNLLRALPEMLFIVDRRGTCLYIQAEQDDDLVCPLSDQLGRQIDELLPAGVVQSMMQAIAQAEQTGTVQTLEYSLLLQGEERYFEARIADCGAESLQSSNQILDNRLGNLFACSLNSPVGCQAADPIFIVSVRNITQRKRTERALREQEAFLRLIIDNIPQHVFWKDCDLIYRGGNRNFAHSAGFERPEDLVGKSDHDLWPADQAERYVKSDREVLATGQAQLHMVRKKVLADGREIWQDVSKVPIRDADGKIIGILGSYDDTTERKQAEEALARREQYLATIVDVQQQLLLLEDQAEIYALVCQRLGQISGTSRVYVFENSRDSDGNLRMHYVHEWCAEGISPNIDRPLLQGLRYLDYSTQFEQILSEGRPYAGIVADLSASERAVLEPQGVLSLLVLPLLVNGEFFGFIGFSNCVEARTWTAAEVDLLRAAAAGLSLALERAQAAAALRQSESRYRLLTEHATDLISGHAPDGTYRYASPACRALLGYGPEDLVGRSLADLLHPQDREDLLKTALLQALLVSSGPVIYRICHADGHYVWFETRSKALRDPATQQVQEIIAVSRDITERKQSEQLLAGQKRVLEKIATGADLSETLGSVIN; this is encoded by the coding sequence ATGATGATGCCTGATCAGTCGCGGCGCTTACTTCCTGAAACAGATGTTTCCTGTAGCGTAGGTGAAGGACAGAAAACTGAAAGCTTTGGTGAAATAGACCCGACCATAGAGCCGCCTACAGAGCCGACTACAAAACGGGATAAAGGGACAGAAGCGCTTCATCGCTTAGCGGCTTCGTTTGACCCACAAAGCTGGATTCTGAAAACTCGACATGAAGAGTTTGCTGCCCATTTGCGCTGTTTTCTCCAGCAGGTCTGTGAAGCGGGCGAGTGGGGGCTGGGAGTCTGCTGGCTTCCCTACGACCCTCTAGCACAGCAGGGATGGGCGGCGAGTTGGATCAGTCCGCTGGCAGTGCAGGACGGTTCGGTAGAGCCAGATGCGCTGACTGTAGATGCGCCAGTTACAAACCTGCCAGTTACAAATCTGCCAGTCGCAGACCTGTTGGGATGTGCAGGGGTGGCGCTGCTGGAGCGGGCGTGGAAGCAGCGGCAGGCGGAGTGGGCTGTGGATCTGACGACGCAGCCTCCGGAGGCGCGAGAAGAATCGCCTGTACCTGCGACGCAGACCAATCCAGCCTTAGCCCCAAACCTGGCTCCAAACTTGGCTCCAAACATTCCTCAAAACATCGCTCTAAACGGAGGCCCAAACTGGCGATCGGCGCTGGCGGTGCCTGTGATGGAGAGCGATCGCCCGCTAGCGGTGCTGGTTTTTGTCAGCCGCGAAGCCCGCGCTGAAGATCCTCAAATCATGCAACTGATGGGGGCGATCGCCGCTCGGCTGGGTACGGCAATGCAGTTGCGTCACACGGAAGTGACCCTGCGGCAAAACGAGTCTCGATTTCGCGCCGTTTTTGAACACGCCAACATGAGCATTGGCATGACTGCGCTAGACGGTCGCATTATTGATGTCAACACTGCCTCGACCCAAATCTTTGGCTATAGCCGAAAAGAGTTCTACAGTATGAACTTCAAGGATTATACCCACCCAGCAGATCTAGAAATTGATCTGGCTCTGCTGCAAGACATGATCGAAGGGCGACGCAACCACTACCAAATCGAAAAGCGCTACATTCGCAAAGACGGCAGCATCTTTTGGGCAAACTTGACGGTCTGCGCCGTGCGCGATGAGCAAGGAGCGCTGCAATTTACCTTTACCATCGTAGAAGACATGACCAACCGCAAGCAGGCCGAAGATGCGTCGCGCCAAAGCGCAGCGCTTAACCGCAACCTGCTGAGGGCGCTGCCAGAAATGCTGTTTATTGTCGATCGGCGGGGCACTTGTCTATATATTCAAGCCGAGCAAGACGATGATCTGGTGTGTCCCTTAAGCGATCAGCTGGGTCGCCAAATTGATGAACTGTTGCCTGCTGGGGTCGTGCAGTCGATGATGCAGGCGATCGCCCAGGCAGAGCAAACTGGAACCGTGCAAACCCTGGAATATAGCCTGCTGCTGCAAGGTGAAGAACGCTATTTTGAGGCTCGCATTGCTGACTGCGGTGCAGAATCGCTTCAGAGCAGCAATCAAATCTTGGACAACCGGCTGGGCAATCTGTTTGCCTGTTCGTTAAACAGCCCGGTGGGTTGCCAAGCCGCTGACCCAATTTTCATTGTCAGCGTGCGAAATATTACCCAGCGCAAGCGCACTGAGCGGGCCCTGCGAGAACAAGAGGCGTTTCTGCGGCTGATTATCGACAATATTCCCCAGCACGTTTTCTGGAAAGACTGCGATCTCATCTATCGCGGCGGCAACCGCAACTTTGCCCATTCCGCCGGATTCGAGCGTCCAGAAGACTTGGTGGGAAAATCTGACCATGACCTCTGGCCCGCCGACCAGGCCGAGCGCTATGTAAAGAGCGATCGCGAAGTGCTTGCAACTGGCCAAGCCCAACTGCACATGGTCCGCAAAAAGGTGCTGGCCGACGGCCGCGAGATCTGGCAGGATGTCAGCAAGGTGCCGATTCGAGATGCCGACGGCAAGATTATTGGCATTCTTGGCTCCTACGACGACACCACCGAGCGCAAGCAGGCTGAAGAAGCCTTGGCCCGGCGAGAGCAGTACCTCGCGACGATAGTGGACGTGCAGCAGCAGTTGCTATTGCTAGAGGATCAGGCAGAAATTTATGCCCTTGTCTGCCAGCGCCTAGGGCAGATTTCCGGTACGAGTCGGGTCTACGTGTTTGAAAACAGCCGCGACTCGGACGGCAATTTGCGGATGCACTATGTGCATGAATGGTGCGCCGAGGGAATCTCTCCCAACATCGACCGACCGCTGCTGCAAGGGCTGCGCTATCTCGACTATTCCACTCAGTTTGAACAGATCCTCTCCGAAGGACGACCCTACGCAGGCATTGTGGCAGATCTGTCTGCCTCGGAACGGGCTGTGCTGGAGCCGCAGGGCGTACTGTCTCTACTGGTGTTGCCGCTGTTGGTGAATGGCGAGTTTTTTGGGTTTATTGGTTTTTCAAATTGCGTGGAGGCGCGAACCTGGACGGCGGCGGAGGTGGATTTGCTGCGGGCGGCGGCGGCGGGGCTTTCCCTGGCACTGGAGCGGGCGCAGGCTGCTGCTGCCCTGCGTCAGAGCGAGTCTCGCTATCGGCTGCTCACCGAACACGCCACTGATCTGATTTCTGGTCATGCGCCTGATGGCACCTATCGCTATGCCTCCCCAGCTTGCCGGGCGCTGCTGGGCTACGGTCCAGAAGATCTGGTCGGGCGATCGCTCGCGGATCTGCTGCACCCCCAAGATCGTGAAGACCTGCTCAAAACAGCCCTTCTCCAGGCTCTGCTGGTGAGTAGTGGGCCGGTGATCTATCGCATCTGTCACGCTGATGGTCACTATGTCTGGTTTGAAACGCGCAGTAAAGCGCTACGCGATCCGGCGACACAGCAAGTTCAGGAAATTATTGCCGTTTCCCGCGACATTACTGAGCGCAAGCAGTCAGAACAACTGCTGGCAGGGCAAAAGCGGGTTCTGGAAAAAATCGCCACGGGTGCTGATTTGTCGGAAACCCTAGGGAGTGTCATCAATTAG
- a CDS encoding chorismate lyase, with amino-acid sequence MTPAIKPSQRPTLPTAWHALNPLWQGGEDIVQKGLPHHQLAPAWQMLLLGDGSPTRHLQLLTGEPTEVDVIDMSLVGMDHDYAPEQLSVVPGPRVRRQVWLRTASGQRLAYATSWWNAEHVDEYLQNRSLGIWGQPDAAPHRELYRDVQGIYYGHSPSLELAFGEAGPFWGRHYLFWHHGHPITLIYEVFSPYLKQYLGPVRHT; translated from the coding sequence TTGACTCCAGCTATCAAGCCTTCCCAACGCCCAACCCTACCCACTGCCTGGCACGCCCTAAATCCGCTCTGGCAGGGTGGAGAAGACATCGTGCAAAAAGGCTTGCCCCACCACCAACTGGCTCCGGCGTGGCAAATGCTGCTGCTGGGAGATGGTTCCCCCACCCGCCACTTGCAATTGCTGACAGGGGAACCGACTGAGGTAGATGTAATCGATATGTCGCTGGTAGGCATGGATCATGACTATGCGCCGGAGCAACTTTCCGTAGTGCCGGGGCCGCGGGTGCGGCGACAGGTGTGGCTTCGCACAGCATCGGGGCAGCGCCTCGCCTATGCGACTTCCTGGTGGAACGCTGAACATGTCGATGAATATCTGCAAAATCGTTCGCTGGGGATCTGGGGTCAACCTGACGCGGCTCCGCACCGAGAGCTATACCGAGATGTGCAGGGAATTTACTATGGGCATTCGCCAAGTTTGGAACTGGCGTTTGGCGAAGCGGGGCCGTTTTGGGGGCGACATTATCTCTTTTGGCATCACGGACACCCGATTACGCTGATTTACGAAGTGTTTTCACCCTATCTCAAGCAATATCTGGGCCCGGTACGCCACACTTAA
- a CDS encoding gamma-glutamyltransferase family protein, with the protein MTLTDYPYPSGRRVIMGQRCAMATSQPLATMAGAEMIWAGGNAVDAALAMAIALTVVEPTSNGIGSDAFAMVWDGQLHGLNASGRSPQGLARAAFGDLATVPPCDWRAVTVPGAVSGWRSLWQRWGKLPFEQLFEPAIRYAEQGFPVSPETARAWQRAERVFLPLQGKEFEPFKRVFFAGDSRGDRFANRAPKAGEIWRSEGHARTLRAIAQSGGEAFYTGELAQKITRFAASTGGFLTMADLESHTADWVAPISTTYRDLTVWELPPNGQGIAALMALNILEGVDLGRYPRDSADSFHWQIEAIKLAFADAYRYVADPHSMEFDPAWLLDKGYAGDRRSLISDTALPLAKPGIPKGGTVFLVAAEPDLMVSFIQSNYEGFGSGILIPDTGIALHNRGAGLHAKTRTPQRLCPSKRPFHTIIPGFFDPQRTAARPLRRNGRTHAAPRAMYRWWVNLTDYGMNPQAALDAPRWRFLRDNLVLLEQAVPPSVVRALGDRHHAIQLSAEVSQFGKGQIILKQGSTLIAASEPRADGLAIAL; encoded by the coding sequence ATGACCCTCACCGACTATCCCTATCCCTCTGGTCGTCGCGTCATCATGGGGCAGCGATGCGCGATGGCGACGAGTCAGCCGCTGGCGACGATGGCGGGGGCTGAGATGATCTGGGCAGGGGGGAATGCGGTGGATGCGGCGCTGGCAATGGCGATCGCCCTGACGGTCGTGGAACCCACCTCCAACGGCATCGGGTCGGATGCGTTTGCGATGGTGTGGGACGGGCAACTGCACGGGCTGAATGCGTCGGGGCGGAGTCCCCAAGGGCTGGCGCGAGCAGCGTTTGGCGACTTGGCGACAGTGCCACCGTGCGACTGGCGGGCGGTGACGGTGCCAGGGGCGGTGTCGGGCTGGCGATCGCTCTGGCAGCGGTGGGGCAAACTCCCCTTTGAGCAATTGTTTGAACCCGCGATTCGCTATGCAGAACAGGGCTTTCCGGTGTCGCCAGAGACAGCGCGGGCGTGGCAACGGGCAGAGCGGGTGTTTTTGCCGCTACAAGGGAAGGAGTTTGAACCGTTTAAGCGAGTGTTTTTTGCGGGCGATTCCCGTGGGGATCGCTTTGCGAATCGCGCTCCCAAGGCGGGCGAAATCTGGCGCAGCGAGGGCCATGCCAGAACCCTGCGAGCGATCGCCCAATCCGGCGGTGAGGCATTTTACACCGGCGAGTTGGCCCAGAAAATCACCCGCTTTGCTGCCAGCACGGGCGGATTTTTGACGATGGCAGATCTGGAAAGTCATACCGCCGACTGGGTTGCGCCGATTTCGACGACCTACCGCGACCTGACGGTGTGGGAACTGCCGCCCAATGGCCAGGGCATCGCCGCGCTGATGGCGCTCAACATCCTGGAAGGCGTTGATTTGGGGCGCTATCCCCGCGATTCGGCCGACAGCTTCCACTGGCAAATCGAGGCCATCAAGCTGGCCTTTGCTGATGCCTATCGCTATGTCGCCGACCCCCACAGTATGGAATTTGACCCGGCGTGGCTGCTAGACAAGGGCTATGCGGGCGATCGCCGCTCCCTCATTTCCGATACCGCCCTGCCCCTGGCAAAACCCGGCATCCCCAAAGGTGGCACGGTGTTCCTCGTCGCCGCCGAACCCGATCTGATGGTGTCCTTCATCCAGTCCAACTACGAAGGCTTTGGCAGCGGCATTTTGATCCCCGATACAGGCATCGCCCTGCACAATCGCGGCGCAGGGCTTCACGCTAAAACCCGGACACCCCAACGACTATGCCCCAGCAAGCGCCCGTTTCACACGATTATCCCCGGCTTTTTTGACCCGCAACGGACAGCCGCTCGGCCCCTTCGGCGTAATGGGCGCACCCATGCAGCCCCCAGGGCCATGTACAGGTGGTGGGTGAACTTGACCGACTATGGCATGAACCCCCAAGCGGCGCTAGATGCTCCCCGCTGGCGGTTCCTTCGAGACAACTTGGTGCTGCTGGAACAGGCCGTACCGCCTTCTGTGGTACGAGCGTTGGGCGATCGCCATCACGCCATCCAGCTCAGCGCTGAAGTCAGCCAGTTTGGTAAAGGACAGATCATCCTAAAGCAGGGCAGCACCCTGATTGCCGCTTCGGAACCCAGAGCTGATGGATTGGCGATCGCCCTGTAG
- a CDS encoding SAM-dependent methyltransferase: MTGTLYGVGAGPGDPELISVKGLRLLQSSPVVAFPAGAGR, encoded by the coding sequence ATGACAGGTACTCTCTACGGTGTGGGCGCTGGCCCTGGCGACCCAGAACTGATTTCGGTCAAAGGGCTGCGGCTGTTGCAGTCGTCGCCTGTAGTGGCGTTTCCAGCGGGGGCTGGGAGGTAA
- a CDS encoding precorrin-2 C(20)-methyltransferase, with protein sequence MAQQIVAQWLRPEQVQLTLDFPYVQDEATLRQAWEAAAAQVWNYLQRGDDVVFVSEGDVSFYSTFTYLAQTVMQQYPEAQVETVPGHLLSNGGAAAALGLPLTVRAERLVVLPALYTVADLETALDTADVLVLMKVSSVYEQVWSVLERRGLLQHSYVVERASQPTQVIYADLRDRPSLKLPYFSLLLVKCGGDQRLPTPAPTSLR encoded by the coding sequence GTGGCGCAGCAGATTGTGGCGCAGTGGTTGCGACCAGAACAGGTACAGTTGACGCTGGACTTTCCCTATGTGCAGGATGAGGCAACCCTAAGACAAGCCTGGGAAGCGGCTGCGGCACAGGTCTGGAACTATTTGCAGCGGGGCGACGACGTGGTGTTTGTGTCTGAAGGAGATGTCAGCTTTTATAGCACCTTTACCTATCTGGCGCAGACCGTAATGCAGCAGTATCCAGAAGCGCAGGTGGAGACAGTTCCCGGGCATCTGCTCTCCAATGGCGGCGCGGCGGCGGCGCTGGGTCTGCCGCTGACCGTGCGGGCCGAGCGGCTGGTGGTGCTGCCTGCTTTATACACGGTTGCAGATTTGGAAACGGCGCTGGATACGGCTGATGTGTTGGTTTTAATGAAAGTGAGTTCAGTGTACGAACAAGTCTGGTCTGTGCTGGAGCGGCGCGGTCTGCTTCAGCACAGTTACGTGGTCGAGCGGGCCAGCCAGCCGACGCAGGTGATCTATGCCGACTTGCGCGATCGCCCTTCCCTAAAGCTGCCCTATTTTTCGCTGCTGTTGGTGAAGTGTGGCGGAGATCAGCGATTGCCGACCCCCGCTCCGACCTCCCTACGCTAA